The genomic stretch TGTCCCATAGTCCACAATTGCTCCGGGTTGTACAAAAAGTTCTTCGCGTCCGCCGTAGGTGGTTTCCCCAATGGCAAGTTGGTGCTCATTCATGTTTCCGATTACCGAATAAGTATGGTTTACCTGTTTTATTTTACCAAGGTATTTGCCGGAATCCCATTCGTAAACGTCAACCATGCTCCCGTCGGGATAATCAGCTGTCGGGCGATAATATAATTCACCATACAGCACATGCGAATCGGCAGAGTAAGAAATCATGGTAGAACCATCGGTAGTAGCGCCTTTTGTAACAAGAAAATTGGTACAGGCAATGGCGGAAAACTGAATTCCCGATAACAGCAATGCAATTGCTATAGAAAACATCAATGTGTATTTTTTCATAGAAATAAGATTAATTAAGTGCCGCCAAAAATATTAAAAATTTTACATTAAGAATGTTTTTTAAAAATTTTACACATTACCAGTTGTTTATATTTTATTGTAGTCAAAACAAGAATCAGAAGATGCATTTCAACAGGTTTTTCGGATAAAAAACAACAAACCGGAAACATCAAAACAGAAACGATTTCTTAAAAGCAGTTAAGTTTTAAATTACCTTTACAAACGATTAAAACATCACCTTATGCTTAAAAAACCCACTAAAAAACAAACGAAAACTGCCAAAAATTCCTTTGTAAATACCGTTCTCGGCGTGTTTGCAGGCAACCCTTTCCAAACGTACAACTTCCGTCAGGTAGCTGCCAAACTTGGCATTAACGATAAAGCCAGCAAAGAACTTGTATCGAACATTCTACACGACCTGGCTATGAAGCAAACCATTATTGAAGTAAAGCGCGGTAAATTCAAGATGAACCCGGAACACATCAGCGAGATGCCTTCACAACATGAGGTTACCGGCATCGTGGATATGAAGCAAACCGGTAAGGCTTACGTAATGGTGAAAGACCAGCCGGAAGATGTTTTTATTACTTCCAACAATACCCATCATGCCTTGCATGGTGATACCGTGAAAGTCCGCCTTTTCCCGGCACGTAAAGGGCGCAAACCGGAAGGTCAAATTGTAGAAATTGTA from Lentimicrobiaceae bacterium encodes the following:
- a CDS encoding C69 family dipeptidase, producing MKKYTLMFSIAIALLLSGIQFSAIACTNFLVTKGATTDGSTMISYSADSHVLYGELYYRPTADYPDGSMVDVYEWDSGKYLGKIKQVNHTYSVIGNMNEHQLAIGETTYGGREELFVQPGAIVDYGT